The Paenibacillus tianjinensis genome has a window encoding:
- a CDS encoding MATE family efflux transporter yields MKETKAQEFNLMKLTWPIFLELFLFMLMGSVDTFMISSVSDDAVSGVGAANQIIAMAILVLSVIGNGAAIVVSQYLGSRKPQEAANVTGNAITLNLAVGLVLSTILLLFGGNLLAALNVTGDILVHAKVYMNIVGGGIFLQALLNALATTIRTHGFTKQTMMVSLLMNVIHVVGNYLLIFGHFGLPALGVQGAAISTVTSRLICLVLFFLLLYRIMDVKVKWAYYTRLSKKYVLQILKIGIPSAFESITYQSCQLVFTLYITYLGAEAMATRQYALNISSYIFLFSVAVSMGTSIIVGHLVGAKRPQEAYSRVFTSVKWALLVTIIMDAVVILFRVPLFGLFTDNESIIMMGAQVILLSFFLETGRTCNLVIINSLRASGDAKFPVYMGLISMVCMSLPLGYVLVFQLHLGLAGVWIATAFDEWVRAVIMYFRWKSRAWEKHGLIQHDTEAQPVNSSTAAAH; encoded by the coding sequence ATGAAAGAAACGAAAGCGCAAGAGTTCAATCTGATGAAGCTGACCTGGCCGATATTCCTGGAATTATTCCTCTTCATGCTGATGGGCAGCGTGGATACGTTCATGATCAGCTCGGTATCAGACGATGCCGTTTCCGGTGTCGGGGCAGCGAATCAGATTATTGCTATGGCTATACTTGTCCTCAGTGTAATCGGCAATGGTGCGGCTATCGTCGTCTCCCAGTATCTCGGCTCCAGAAAGCCCCAGGAAGCGGCCAATGTAACTGGTAATGCCATCACGCTGAATCTGGCGGTAGGACTTGTCCTCAGCACAATACTGCTGCTGTTCGGCGGCAATCTGCTTGCTGCCCTGAATGTAACCGGTGATATCCTCGTGCATGCCAAAGTGTATATGAATATCGTCGGAGGCGGGATCTTCCTGCAGGCACTGCTTAATGCCCTGGCAACTACCATCCGTACACACGGCTTCACCAAGCAGACGATGATGGTCTCCCTGCTAATGAATGTGATCCATGTGGTCGGCAACTACCTCCTGATCTTCGGACATTTCGGCTTGCCTGCACTCGGTGTGCAAGGAGCTGCAATCTCTACAGTAACAAGCCGGCTGATCTGCCTGGTGCTATTCTTCCTGCTGCTCTACCGGATTATGGACGTAAAGGTCAAATGGGCCTATTACACCCGCCTGTCCAAAAAGTATGTGCTGCAAATTCTCAAAATCGGCATTCCGTCCGCTTTTGAATCGATTACCTACCAGTCCTGCCAGCTTGTATTTACTCTGTACATTACTTACCTTGGTGCTGAAGCCATGGCTACTCGCCAATATGCCCTTAATATCTCCAGTTATATTTTCCTGTTCAGCGTGGCGGTGTCGATGGGAACTTCCATTATTGTCGGCCATCTTGTCGGTGCCAAACGGCCGCAGGAAGCCTACTCGCGGGTATTTACGAGTGTGAAATGGGCACTGCTCGTCACCATAATTATGGATGCTGTTGTCATTCTGTTCCGCGTCCCCCTGTTCGGACTGTTTACCGATAATGAGTCGATTATTATGATGGGTGCGCAGGTGATTCTGCTCAGCTTCTTCCTGGAGACGGGCCGCACCTGCAATCTTGTGATCATCAACTCCCTGCGGGCCTCGGGCGATGCCAAGTTCCCGGTATACATGGGCCTGATCTCGATGGTGTGCATGAGCCTGCCGCTCGGTTATGTGCTGGTGTTCCAGCTTCACCTTGGCCTCGCCGGCGTATGGATCGCCACTGCCTTTGACGAATGGGTGAGGGCTGTTATTATGTATTTCCGCTGGAAGAGCAGAGCCTGGGAGAAGCACGGTCTGATCCAGCACGACACCGAGGCGCAGCCGGTGAATTCTTCTACTGCCGCAGCGCATTAA
- a CDS encoding winged helix-turn-helix transcriptional regulator encodes MATDIKDRINLQEINCEKELTLAVIGGKWKLIILWHLGLEGTKRFSELKKLIPHITQKMLTNQLRELEEDQLVLRKVYAEVPPRVEYSLTEYGQSLLPVLRMMYDWGKNYGNKVIWKDTAKAEG; translated from the coding sequence TTGGCAACGGATATTAAAGACCGTATTAATTTGCAGGAAATCAATTGTGAGAAGGAGCTTACACTCGCCGTCATCGGCGGGAAATGGAAGCTGATTATTCTGTGGCATCTCGGCCTTGAAGGAACCAAACGTTTCAGTGAGCTGAAGAAGCTGATTCCCCATATTACGCAAAAAATGCTGACCAATCAGCTTCGTGAGCTGGAGGAAGACCAGCTTGTGCTGAGAAAGGTGTATGCCGAGGTCCCTCCGAGAGTAGAATATTCTTTGACAGAATACGGGCAGAGCCTACTGCCTGTCCTGCGTATGATGTATGACTGGGGCAAAAATTACGGAAACAAAGTGATCTGGAAGGATACGGCTAAGGCGGAGGGATAG
- the hxlB gene encoding 6-phospho-3-hexuloisomerase, giving the protein MDTVSYAQEIVKELERSAGQLDAGGAEAFAGLLQRSGKIFVAGAGRSGLMGRAFAMRLMHAGRAAYVVGETVTPGIEAGDVLVLGSGSGETKSLIAMAEKAQALGAAVVLVTIAPESTLGSLADYTVKLPGVAKEASGERATIQPMASLFEQTLLLFYDAVILRLMEWTGQTTSQMFGKHANLE; this is encoded by the coding sequence ATGGATACAGTGAGCTACGCGCAGGAGATCGTGAAGGAGCTGGAGCGTTCGGCTGGGCAGCTGGATGCTGGCGGGGCAGAGGCGTTCGCCGGGCTGCTGCAGCGTTCCGGTAAGATTTTTGTGGCTGGCGCAGGCCGCTCCGGGCTGATGGGCCGGGCGTTTGCCATGCGGCTGATGCATGCCGGCCGGGCGGCTTACGTGGTCGGTGAAACCGTGACCCCGGGTATTGAGGCCGGAGATGTACTGGTCCTCGGCTCCGGCTCCGGGGAAACGAAAAGCCTGATCGCCATGGCAGAGAAAGCCCAGGCGCTCGGCGCTGCGGTTGTCCTGGTAACGATAGCGCCGGAGTCTACTCTCGGCAGTCTGGCCGATTACACGGTGAAGCTGCCGGGTGTTGCCAAGGAGGCCAGCGGGGAGCGGGCCACCATCCAGCCCATGGCGTCCCTGTTCGAACAGACACTGCTGCTGTTCTATGATGCGGTCATTCTGCGGCTGATGGAATGGACCGGCCAGACAACCAGCCAGATGTTCGGCAAGCATGCTAATCTCGAATAA
- a CDS encoding cold-shock protein gives MYFRKKALEDLPQEDTAIWSCTKEGCTGWMRDNFAFQYVPTCWQCNSPMTRSMKILPMLVNTNHEMKEMKKGISIR, from the coding sequence ATGTATTTTCGTAAAAAAGCACTGGAGGATCTTCCACAGGAGGATACTGCCATTTGGTCCTGCACCAAAGAGGGCTGCACCGGATGGATGCGTGACAATTTCGCGTTTCAATACGTACCTACCTGCTGGCAGTGCAATTCGCCGATGACCCGAAGCATGAAGATCCTGCCCATGCTCGTGAACACGAATCATGAGATGAAGGAAATGAAAAAAGGGATTTCGATCCGATAA
- a CDS encoding NADH-dependent flavin oxidoreductase, whose product MTQANYSPLLDAYGFKNGITLKNRVVMAPMTNFSSNEDGTVSKPEIDYYIRRSKGVGMVITACVYVSRSGKGFPGEFGADSDELILSLRELADAIKGEGAKAVLQIFHGGRQCPPDLLPDGQTVSASSVPAELPGGGQGPVPRTLTDEEIQVIIADFGAATRRAIIAGFDGVEIHGANSYLVQQFFSPHSNLREDRWGGSLEKRLTFPLAVLREVKRVVSEYASTPFLVGYRFSPEEPETPGITMAETFALIDALKEEGLDYLHASLMELWSLPRRGTEDSRPRIEQIVDRAGGAVPVIGVGSLYSAEDALKSLDTGIDLVALGRPLLIEPDWVQKVAGGRASEIKTELDPAAQGELVIPDPLWGAITNTPGWVPVKA is encoded by the coding sequence ATGACGCAAGCCAATTACAGTCCGCTGCTGGACGCCTACGGCTTCAAAAATGGAATTACACTGAAAAACCGGGTGGTTATGGCCCCGATGACCAACTTCTCTTCCAATGAGGATGGCACGGTTTCCAAGCCGGAAATCGATTATTATATCCGCCGCTCCAAAGGTGTCGGCATGGTCATCACTGCCTGTGTGTATGTGAGCCGGAGCGGGAAAGGCTTCCCCGGTGAATTTGGTGCCGACAGTGATGAGCTGATTCTAAGCCTGCGCGAGCTGGCGGATGCTATTAAGGGCGAGGGAGCCAAGGCTGTGCTGCAGATTTTCCACGGCGGACGCCAGTGCCCGCCGGACCTGCTGCCGGATGGCCAGACTGTCAGTGCAAGCAGTGTTCCAGCGGAGCTGCCGGGCGGCGGGCAAGGGCCGGTGCCGCGTACGCTGACCGATGAAGAAATTCAAGTCATTATCGCCGATTTCGGGGCGGCAACCCGCCGTGCAATTATCGCTGGCTTCGATGGTGTGGAAATCCATGGAGCAAACAGTTATCTGGTTCAGCAGTTCTTCTCCCCGCATTCCAATCTCCGCGAAGACCGCTGGGGCGGAAGCCTGGAGAAGCGCCTGACCTTCCCGCTCGCCGTTCTGCGCGAAGTGAAGCGGGTCGTGAGTGAATATGCGTCCACGCCATTTCTGGTCGGCTACCGTTTCTCCCCGGAGGAACCGGAAACACCGGGAATTACAATGGCTGAGACCTTTGCGCTGATTGATGCGCTCAAAGAGGAAGGGCTGGATTACCTGCATGCCTCGCTCATGGAGCTGTGGTCGCTGCCGCGCCGCGGCACGGAAGACAGCCGGCCGAGAATTGAGCAGATTGTGGACCGTGCCGGCGGTGCCGTACCGGTCATCGGCGTCGGTTCACTGTACTCGGCGGAAGATGCGCTAAAGAGTCTGGACACCGGTATTGACCTGGTGGCTCTGGGCCGCCCGCTGCTGATCGAACCGGACTGGGTGCAGAAGGTAGCGGGAGGCCGCGCCAGTGAAATTAAGACGGAACTGGACCCTGCAGCGCAAGGTGAGCTTGTGATCCCTGACCCGCTCTGGGGCGCGATCACAAATACACCGGGCTGGGTGCCGGTTAAGGCTTAA
- a CDS encoding extracellular solute-binding protein, whose protein sequence is MPRDKLTIGLIWCLLLALVLAGCGGKSNNGSKDTVNGAPEPNVTLTMMHLWPAASSAQQNKLVEQIIDEYENEHPNITVKQEVLENEQYKNKLKVLSASNELPDVGITWAAGFMEPYVKGGLFAPLDDILSGDRLKDKFVAGTTEAYMVGGKTYALPIELNISPIYYNKDIFAKYNLKVPATYEQLKQVIQTLADNGIAPIALGNKDRWTGSLWYMYLADRIAGSDTLKKATNGTGSFEDPGLIQAAAEVQTLVDMDAFNKGFNGLSNDEGKSEFVNEKAALYLTGTWELPNFTTNPDIPQEFKDKVGFFKFPTVAGGKGNINSWVGGPGVGLFISEASKVKEEAKAFVEYFVSKWGEDSVTTAGVIPATKVDTANSNLPQLYVDLLNELNNASSITLFADVQMKPGAAQVHLDMIQALFAKAVTPEEFATKHKEAAEKGI, encoded by the coding sequence ATGCCAAGGGACAAGTTGACTATAGGCCTGATTTGGTGTCTCCTGCTTGCGCTCGTGCTTGCTGGCTGCGGCGGTAAGAGCAATAACGGAAGTAAGGATACAGTCAATGGCGCTCCTGAACCAAATGTCACGCTCACTATGATGCACTTATGGCCGGCGGCCAGCTCGGCACAGCAGAATAAGCTGGTAGAGCAGATTATAGATGAATACGAGAACGAGCATCCGAACATTACCGTTAAACAGGAGGTGCTCGAGAATGAACAGTATAAGAATAAGCTCAAGGTGCTCTCTGCTTCCAACGAGCTTCCGGATGTAGGAATTACTTGGGCGGCGGGCTTCATGGAGCCTTATGTCAAAGGCGGATTGTTCGCCCCGCTGGATGATATTCTGAGCGGTGACCGGCTGAAGGATAAATTTGTTGCCGGTACGACGGAAGCTTACATGGTGGGCGGCAAAACCTATGCATTGCCCATCGAGCTGAACATCTCACCGATCTACTACAACAAGGATATTTTTGCAAAATATAATTTAAAGGTTCCGGCCACCTATGAACAATTGAAGCAGGTTATACAAACACTGGCCGATAACGGCATAGCCCCGATTGCGCTCGGGAACAAGGACCGCTGGACAGGATCCCTGTGGTACATGTATCTGGCTGACCGGATTGCCGGCAGCGATACGCTTAAGAAGGCCACCAATGGGACAGGCTCCTTCGAAGATCCGGGTCTGATCCAGGCGGCTGCCGAAGTGCAGACGCTGGTTGATATGGACGCCTTCAACAAAGGCTTTAACGGCTTGTCCAACGATGAAGGCAAGTCCGAATTTGTAAACGAAAAGGCGGCCCTGTACCTGACGGGAACCTGGGAGCTGCCGAATTTCACGACCAACCCGGATATTCCGCAGGAGTTCAAGGACAAGGTCGGCTTCTTCAAATTCCCGACTGTCGCTGGCGGCAAAGGTAATATTAACAGCTGGGTTGGCGGTCCCGGTGTCGGGCTGTTCATTTCCGAAGCGTCCAAGGTGAAGGAAGAGGCCAAGGCATTCGTGGAATACTTCGTATCGAAGTGGGGCGAGGATTCCGTGACTACTGCCGGCGTGATACCGGCAACTAAGGTGGATACGGCGAACAGCAATCTGCCCCAGCTCTACGTGGATCTGCTCAATGAACTGAATAATGCCAGCAGCATTACTTTGTTCGCCGATGTGCAGATGAAGCCGGGTGCCGCCCAGGTCCATCTGGACATGATCCAGGCACTGTTCGCCAAAGCGGTGACCCCCGAAGAATTCGCTACTAAGCATAAGGAAGCTGCTGAGAAGGGCATTTGA
- the pepT gene encoding peptidase T, with protein MKDELIKRFVSYAEIDTQSNEESDTCPSTPGQMELARKLVSELQELGLTEVTVDEHAYVMATLPANSDKDVPTIGFLAHLDTATDFTGANVKPQIVENYDGGDIVLNKELNIVLSTDSFPELPEYKGHTLITTDGTTLLGADNKAGIAEIMTAMAYLLAHPEIKHGKIRVAFTPDEEIGRGPHKFDVAAFGASYAYTVDGGPLGELEYESFNAAAAKISFKGVNVHPGTAKGKMVHSSKIAMAFHLRLPAGEAPEFTDGYEGFYHLISMQGSAEHSKLSYFIRDFDRANFEKRKANIAAIVDEFKSTYGDDNVVLEMNDQYYNMREKIEPVRHIVDIAHEAMVNLGISPVIRPIRGGTDGSQLSYMGLPTPNIFTGGENFHGKFEYASVDVMLKAVNVIIEIARLFEQKSN; from the coding sequence TTGAAGGATGAACTGATTAAGCGGTTCGTTTCATATGCGGAAATAGATACCCAGTCTAATGAAGAGAGCGATACCTGTCCCTCCACTCCCGGTCAGATGGAGCTGGCCCGCAAGCTGGTGTCTGAACTTCAGGAGCTGGGTCTTACGGAAGTGACGGTGGACGAGCATGCCTATGTTATGGCTACCCTGCCTGCCAATAGTGACAAGGATGTCCCAACCATCGGCTTCCTGGCCCACCTCGATACGGCGACCGATTTCACCGGAGCGAACGTGAAGCCGCAAATCGTTGAGAACTATGACGGCGGGGATATTGTGCTGAACAAGGAGCTGAATATCGTCCTGTCGACGGACAGCTTCCCCGAGCTGCCTGAATACAAAGGTCATACGCTGATTACAACAGATGGCACCACACTTCTGGGTGCAGACAACAAAGCCGGAATCGCCGAGATCATGACTGCCATGGCCTATCTGCTGGCCCACCCTGAAATCAAACACGGCAAAATCAGAGTCGCCTTTACTCCGGATGAGGAAATTGGACGCGGACCGCATAAGTTCGATGTTGCCGCCTTCGGCGCCTCTTATGCCTACACTGTAGACGGCGGGCCGCTCGGTGAGCTGGAATACGAGAGCTTCAATGCCGCTGCCGCCAAAATCAGCTTCAAGGGCGTCAACGTTCACCCTGGAACCGCAAAAGGCAAAATGGTGCATTCCTCGAAAATCGCCATGGCCTTTCATCTCAGACTGCCTGCGGGTGAAGCACCTGAATTTACGGACGGCTATGAGGGCTTCTACCATCTGATCTCCATGCAGGGCTCGGCGGAGCACAGCAAGCTGTCATATTTTATCCGTGACTTTGACCGTGCGAACTTCGAGAAACGCAAAGCGAATATCGCCGCTATCGTCGATGAATTCAAATCCACCTACGGCGATGACAATGTGGTGCTGGAAATGAATGACCAGTATTATAATATGCGCGAAAAAATCGAGCCGGTCCGCCATATCGTCGACATCGCCCACGAAGCGATGGTGAACCTCGGCATCTCGCCGGTAATCCGCCCGATCCGCGGCGGTACAGATGGTTCACAGCTGTCCTATATGGGGCTGCCGACGCCGAACATTTTTACCGGGGGAGAAAACTTCCACGGCAAGTTTGAATATGCCTCCGTCGATGTGATGCTGAAGGCCGTCAACGTGATTATCGAAATTGCCAGACTATTTGAGCAAAAAAGTAACTAA
- a CDS encoding response regulator transcription factor, producing MSLGSKKILIVDDEPRTRQGIKQTLEVWAGGRYVVETADNGVEARERLLHEQVHLLITDVRMPEVSGIDLIRSLKERPRQPVVIVISGYAEFDYVQQAMRLGAFNYLLKPLDKAELLQVVEAALKQEEEVQRREKLEKLVDPKLFQIDPDGSGMGEPVREAITYVEQHLQEQLTMAEVAARIHLNASYFSVLFKEQAGVPFSEYLSRLRIQRAKEMLLQSRLSIGEIGERVGYKTDKYFIKVFKSLEGISPSRYRNQHIEDNQTEIQ from the coding sequence ATGAGCCTGGGCAGCAAAAAAATTCTGATCGTGGATGATGAGCCGCGGACGCGGCAGGGCATTAAGCAGACACTGGAGGTATGGGCCGGTGGCAGATACGTGGTGGAAACGGCCGATAACGGAGTTGAGGCCCGTGAGCGGCTGCTGCACGAGCAGGTGCATCTGCTGATCACAGATGTGCGGATGCCGGAGGTCAGCGGAATTGATCTAATCCGCTCACTGAAGGAGCGCCCCCGCCAGCCGGTCGTTATCGTGATTTCAGGGTATGCCGAGTTTGATTATGTGCAGCAGGCCATGCGGCTTGGGGCTTTTAACTATCTGCTGAAGCCTCTGGATAAGGCAGAGCTGCTTCAGGTGGTGGAGGCTGCGCTGAAGCAGGAGGAAGAGGTGCAGCGGCGCGAGAAGCTGGAGAAGCTCGTCGATCCGAAGCTGTTCCAGATTGATCCGGACGGAAGCGGAATGGGGGAGCCGGTAAGGGAGGCGATCACTTATGTGGAGCAGCATCTGCAGGAGCAGCTGACGATGGCTGAGGTTGCCGCGCGCATTCACCTGAATGCCAGCTACTTCAGTGTCCTGTTCAAGGAACAGGCCGGGGTGCCCTTCAGTGAATATCTGTCACGCCTGAGGATTCAGCGGGCTAAAGAGATGCTGCTGCAGTCACGGCTGTCCATCGGCGAGATCGGTGAACGTGTAGGCTATAAGACGGACAAGTATTTTATCAAGGTGTTTAAGTCCCTGGAGGGCATCAGTCCGAGCCGTTACCGGAACCAGCACATAGAGGACAATCAGACGGAAATCCAATAA
- a CDS encoding cold-shock protein, with translation MQTGTVKWFNADKGFGFIEVEGGSDVFVHFSAITGEGFKSLDEGQRVEFNVTQGARGPQAENVVKL, from the coding sequence ATGCAAACAGGTACAGTTAAATGGTTCAATGCAGACAAAGGTTTCGGTTTTATCGAGGTTGAAGGTGGAAGCGACGTATTCGTACACTTCTCCGCAATCACTGGCGAAGGCTTCAAGTCTTTGGACGAAGGCCAACGCGTTGAGTTCAACGTAACTCAAGGCGCTCGTGGACCACAAGCCGAAAACGTTGTAAAACTGTAG
- the hxlA gene encoding 3-hexulose-6-phosphate synthase: protein MKLQLALDLVDIAGAKEIVSEVAEFIDVVEIGTPIVINEGLHAVRAIKDAFPALTVLADLKIMDAGGYEVMKAAEAGADIVTVLGVSDDSTIKGAVEEAKKSGREILVDLINVKDIAGRAAEVDALGVDYVCVHSGYDHQAEGKNSFADLQAIKGVVKQAKTAIAGGIKLSTLPEVIAAGPDLVIVGGGITGESDQRSAAAEMKRLVSQA from the coding sequence ATGAAATTGCAGTTAGCGCTTGATCTTGTCGATATCGCCGGAGCCAAGGAAATCGTCTCGGAGGTCGCAGAATTTATTGATGTGGTGGAAATCGGCACACCGATTGTCATTAATGAGGGATTGCATGCAGTTAGAGCGATTAAGGACGCTTTTCCTGCACTGACTGTGCTTGCGGATCTGAAAATCATGGATGCCGGCGGCTATGAGGTCATGAAGGCGGCTGAAGCGGGAGCAGACATCGTGACTGTACTTGGCGTGTCTGATGACTCCACTATTAAAGGCGCAGTTGAGGAAGCGAAAAAAAGCGGACGTGAGATTCTGGTCGACCTGATCAACGTGAAGGATATTGCCGGCCGGGCCGCAGAGGTAGACGCACTTGGTGTAGATTATGTCTGCGTTCACTCCGGTTATGACCATCAGGCTGAGGGCAAAAATTCTTTTGCTGATTTGCAGGCGATCAAGGGCGTTGTCAAACAGGCGAAGACGGCAATTGCCGGCGGCATCAAGCTGAGCACACTGCCGGAAGTCATTGCAGCCGGTCCTGATCTTGTCATCGTCGGCGGGGGTATTACCGGTGAAAGCGATCAAAGGTCAGCGGCAGCCGAGATGAAGCGTCTCGTCAGCCAGGCCTAA
- a CDS encoding cache domain-containing sensor histidine kinase: MNTLRNQIFLGFLGVMLVIIAVSGAFVYDRVSSLLKDNAERHIQQTAVQANGRLDALIGQIDSLMEQVANHPTVQQLLLEELNGQEVSFNQRQSLLQIVSSYQAYMPSVGSLELYTADYRLLFPIKDGTLSTRIDNRYIAEANTQKGRLVWIGVDPNDDQSLLAIRQVSLMDRWFSRGGYLMAKIQRSYFQLNDPLSGSDSGESILLVSDEGHLLGSSEKPEPNLLPLLWTDDQTVSFRGKEYVQVKQRSDKANWTLLVLTPVSYVTKGISVLRTVLLFSGGIGTLLFLSLSFLLSTMITRPIIHLIRAMRKTRLGVLTPNPEPVSTMELRELNNTYNGMIANMNDLIRVVYEKEMLQSRTELKALQAQINPHFLFNTLEAFNWSLEEKGEEELAGLVVVMSRLFRYIIGSPNMDEWVTLGEELEQVRRYLQIMEMRMGERLTWTIELEQPEAAVPVPKLLIQPIVENAILHGVESRVGSGTVSIVITPSGRSGWTRVTVSDNGPGMDAERLSALRSALEGGPSISSKGTGVGLVNVQRRLKLYYGGKDAEHEGLVIGSEPSAGTVITFEIPNHGGDMYEPGQQKNSDRG; this comes from the coding sequence ATGAATACACTGCGTAATCAAATATTCCTAGGATTTCTAGGTGTCATGCTGGTTATTATCGCAGTTTCAGGTGCGTTCGTGTATGACAGAGTTTCTTCGCTGCTTAAAGATAATGCTGAACGGCACATCCAGCAGACTGCAGTTCAGGCTAACGGCAGGCTGGATGCGCTGATCGGCCAGATAGACAGCCTGATGGAGCAGGTGGCCAATCACCCGACGGTCCAGCAGCTGCTGCTGGAAGAGCTTAACGGTCAAGAGGTGTCCTTCAACCAGCGCCAATCGCTGCTGCAGATCGTATCCAGCTATCAGGCCTACATGCCGAGTGTCGGCTCGCTGGAGCTGTATACTGCCGATTACCGGCTGCTGTTCCCGATTAAAGACGGCACTCTCAGCACCCGGATCGACAATCGTTATATCGCTGAAGCCAACACTCAGAAAGGACGGCTGGTCTGGATCGGCGTCGATCCGAATGATGACCAGAGTCTGCTGGCGATCCGTCAGGTCAGTCTGATGGACCGCTGGTTCTCGCGGGGCGGCTACCTGATGGCCAAAATCCAGCGCAGCTACTTTCAGCTGAATGATCCGCTATCCGGCAGTGACAGCGGAGAATCGATTCTGCTGGTCAGTGATGAGGGGCATCTGCTTGGCAGCAGTGAAAAGCCGGAGCCCAATCTCCTGCCGCTCCTTTGGACTGACGATCAGACCGTGAGCTTCCGGGGCAAGGAGTATGTGCAGGTCAAGCAGCGTTCGGACAAGGCAAACTGGACGCTATTGGTGCTTACACCTGTCAGCTATGTTACTAAAGGCATCTCCGTACTCCGGACAGTGCTGCTGTTCTCCGGCGGAATTGGAACGCTGTTGTTTCTGTCACTCTCGTTCCTGCTCTCTACGATGATTACCAGACCGATAATTCATCTGATCCGGGCGATGCGCAAGACGAGGCTTGGGGTGCTGACCCCTAATCCGGAGCCGGTCTCCACGATGGAGCTCCGGGAGCTGAACAACACGTACAACGGAATGATTGCAAATATGAATGATCTGATCCGGGTAGTCTATGAAAAAGAAATGCTGCAAAGCCGTACGGAGCTGAAGGCACTGCAGGCGCAGATCAATCCCCATTTTTTGTTCAATACCCTGGAGGCGTTCAATTGGTCGCTGGAGGAGAAGGGGGAAGAAGAGCTGGCAGGGCTGGTAGTTGTCATGTCGCGGTTGTTCCGCTATATTATCGGAAGTCCGAATATGGATGAATGGGTTACGCTCGGGGAAGAGCTGGAGCAGGTGCGGCGGTATCTGCAGATTATGGAGATGCGTATGGGCGAGCGGCTGACCTGGACGATTGAACTGGAACAGCCGGAAGCTGCTGTACCGGTACCGAAGCTGCTGATTCAGCCGATTGTCGAAAATGCCATTCTGCATGGGGTGGAGAGCCGCGTCGGCAGCGGTACTGTCAGTATCGTGATTACGCCTTCCGGGCGGTCAGGATGGACCCGGGTTACAGTGTCCGACAATGGGCCCGGGATGGATGCAGAGAGGTTAAGTGCACTTCGCAGTGCACTGGAGGGCGGCCCGTCTATTTCCTCCAAGGGGACAGGGGTAGGTCTTGTAAATGTCCAGCGGCGGCTTAAGCTTTATTATGGCGGGAAAGATGCAGAGCATGAAGGGCTGGTTATCGGCAGTGAGCCGTCTGCAGGGACGGTTATTACTTTTGAAATACCGAATCATGGGGGAGATATGTATGAGCCTGGGCAGCAAAAAAATTCTGATCGTGGATGA